In a genomic window of Streptomyces koelreuteriae:
- a CDS encoding PucR family transcriptional regulator, with protein sequence MATTPDTWEPALSVRQVLTLERVLAGEPEVVAGASHLDRQVRWVHVAEAADVGVMLTGGEMVLTTGVLLAGDEDKQAEYVRSLHRAEAAAVVLGLGRAFPSAPDVMRRAAERCGLPMVVLHRPFPFVELTEEVQSRLVRRKFAAVSLSEAVRTELTALITAGAPLQRLLDEVARHSACPVVVTNLAHRVLGTAGERPAVDDVLRDWERIARQAGGTEGDGWIRAELGGRGERWGRIVLCGYRGDTATGRLLADRAAEALVLHRMLGGTAACSWEEQSAQGLLTDLVSGVVPARQLLPRARAAGLPVNRRTFVPLVVRDGDTGRLDRLLRLLGLPGLVAELADGATAVLLSLPRDQDAGALAAHFATRLRTESGSEARTIVAAADPRADWDDVPAGLREAQHVADAVADSAAVLDLPPVVRLKDVHLRGLIRLLRDDPQVQSFAERELDGLLCETDEDLLSVLRTYLATGRNKSRTAQLHHVSRPALYRRLEAIQVRLGVDLDDFEQAASVHIALLAHDAQQQ encoded by the coding sequence ATGGCCACCACCCCGGACACCTGGGAACCCGCCCTGTCGGTCCGGCAGGTCCTCACCCTGGAGCGGGTGCTCGCCGGGGAGCCCGAGGTGGTGGCCGGGGCGAGCCATCTGGACCGGCAGGTGCGCTGGGTGCACGTCGCCGAGGCCGCCGACGTCGGCGTGATGCTCACCGGCGGCGAGATGGTCCTCACCACCGGAGTGCTGCTCGCCGGTGACGAGGACAAGCAAGCCGAGTACGTCCGGTCCCTGCACCGCGCGGAGGCCGCCGCCGTCGTCCTCGGACTCGGCCGCGCCTTCCCCTCAGCCCCGGACGTGATGCGCCGGGCGGCCGAGCGGTGCGGGCTGCCGATGGTCGTCCTGCACCGGCCCTTCCCCTTCGTCGAACTCACCGAGGAGGTCCAGTCACGGCTCGTGCGGCGCAAGTTCGCCGCCGTCAGCCTCTCCGAGGCCGTCCGCACCGAACTCACCGCCCTCATCACCGCGGGCGCCCCGCTGCAACGCCTCCTCGACGAGGTCGCCCGGCACAGCGCCTGCCCGGTCGTCGTCACCAACCTCGCCCACCGCGTCCTCGGCACGGCGGGGGAGCGGCCCGCGGTCGACGACGTCCTGCGCGACTGGGAACGCATCGCCCGCCAGGCCGGCGGCACCGAGGGCGACGGCTGGATCCGGGCCGAACTGGGCGGACGCGGGGAGCGCTGGGGCCGCATCGTGCTGTGCGGCTACCGCGGCGACACCGCCACCGGGCGGCTGCTGGCCGACCGCGCCGCCGAGGCCCTCGTCCTGCACCGCATGCTCGGCGGCACAGCCGCGTGCTCCTGGGAGGAGCAGTCCGCGCAGGGCCTGCTGACCGACCTGGTCAGCGGCGTCGTACCGGCCCGGCAACTGCTGCCCCGGGCCCGCGCCGCCGGACTGCCCGTCAACCGGCGGACCTTCGTACCGCTGGTCGTCCGCGACGGCGACACCGGCCGCCTCGACCGGCTGCTCAGGCTGCTGGGCCTGCCCGGACTCGTCGCCGAACTCGCCGACGGCGCCACCGCCGTACTCCTCAGCCTCCCCCGCGACCAGGACGCGGGCGCCCTCGCCGCTCACTTCGCGACCCGGCTGCGCACCGAGTCCGGGTCGGAGGCCCGCACGATCGTCGCCGCCGCCGACCCCCGGGCCGACTGGGACGACGTACCCGCGGGACTGCGCGAGGCCCAGCACGTCGCGGACGCGGTCGCCGACTCCGCGGCGGTTCTCGACCTCCCGCCGGTCGTCCGCCTCAAGGACGTCCATCTGCGCGGTCTGATCCGTCTCCTGCGCGACGATCCGCAGGTGCAGTCCTTCGCGGAGCGGGAGCTGGACGGGCTGCTGTGCGAGACCGACGAGGATCTGCTGTCCGTCCTGCGCACCTATCTCGCCACCGGCCGCAACAAGTCCCGCACGGCCCAGCTCCACCACGTCTCCCGCCCGGCCCTCTACCGCCGCCTGGAGGCGATACAGGTCCGTCTCGGGGTGGACCTCGACGACTTCGAGCAGGCCGCCTCGGTGCACATCGCGCTCCTCGCACACGACGCGCAACAGCAGTGA
- a CDS encoding aspartate aminotransferase family protein: MTDDLLGRHRGVLPDWLALYYEEPLEITHGEGRHVWDAQGNKYLDFFGGILTTMTAHALPEITKAVSEQSARIIHSSTLYLNRPMVELAERVAQLSGIPDARVFFTTSGTEANDTALLLATTYRRSNTVLAMRNSYHGRSFSSVGITGNSGWSPTSLSPLQTLYVHGGVRTRGPYADLSDAEFIAACVEDLKDMLGHTRPPAALIAEPIQGVGGFTSPPDGLYAAFREVLNERGILWIADEVQTGWGRTGEHFWGWQAHGQNGPPDLMTFAKGIGNGMSIGGVVARSEIMNCLDSNSISTFGGTQITMAAGLANLNYLVEHDLQGNARRVGGLLIERLRAAAAQVPAVREVRGRGLMIGIEVTRPGTDEADPQAAAAVLEAAREGGLLIGKGGGHNTSCLRVAPPLSLNVAEAEEGAAILENALRSIR; the protein is encoded by the coding sequence GTGACCGACGACCTGCTGGGCCGCCACCGGGGCGTGCTCCCCGACTGGCTCGCCCTCTACTACGAGGAGCCCCTCGAGATCACCCACGGCGAGGGCCGCCACGTCTGGGACGCCCAGGGCAACAAGTACCTCGACTTCTTCGGCGGCATCCTCACCACGATGACCGCCCACGCGCTGCCCGAGATCACCAAGGCGGTGAGCGAGCAGTCCGCGCGGATCATCCACTCCTCGACCCTTTACCTCAACCGGCCCATGGTCGAACTCGCCGAGCGTGTCGCCCAGTTGAGCGGCATCCCGGACGCCCGGGTCTTCTTCACCACCTCCGGCACCGAGGCCAACGACACCGCCCTGCTGCTGGCCACGACGTACCGGCGCAGCAACACGGTCCTGGCGATGCGCAACAGCTACCACGGCCGTTCCTTCAGCTCGGTCGGCATCACCGGCAACAGCGGCTGGTCCCCGACCTCGCTCTCCCCGCTGCAGACGCTCTACGTCCACGGCGGAGTGCGCACCCGCGGCCCCTACGCGGACCTGAGCGACGCCGAGTTCATCGCGGCCTGCGTCGAGGACCTGAAGGACATGCTCGGCCACACCCGCCCACCGGCCGCGCTGATCGCCGAACCCATCCAGGGCGTCGGCGGCTTCACCTCACCCCCGGACGGGCTGTACGCCGCCTTCCGCGAAGTGCTGAACGAGCGCGGCATCCTGTGGATCGCCGACGAGGTGCAGACCGGCTGGGGCCGCACCGGCGAGCACTTCTGGGGCTGGCAGGCCCACGGGCAGAATGGGCCGCCTGACCTCATGACCTTCGCCAAGGGCATCGGCAACGGCATGTCCATCGGCGGGGTCGTCGCCCGCTCCGAGATCATGAACTGCCTGGACTCCAACAGCATCTCCACCTTCGGCGGCACCCAGATCACCATGGCGGCGGGCCTCGCCAACCTCAACTACCTCGTGGAACACGACCTCCAAGGCAACGCCCGGCGGGTCGGCGGCCTGCTCATCGAGCGGCTGCGGGCCGCCGCCGCGCAGGTGCCGGCCGTACGGGAGGTTCGCGGACGCGGGCTGATGATCGGCATCGAGGTGACCAGGCCCGGCACCGACGAGGCCGATCCGCAGGCCGCCGCTGCCGTCCTGGAGGCGGCCCGCGAGGGAGGCCTGCTGATCGGCAAGGGCGGCGGCCACAACACCAGCTGTCTGCGCGTCGCCCCGCCGCTGTCCCTCAACGTCGCGGAGGCCGAGGAGGGCGCCGCGATCCTCGAGAACGCTCTGCGGAGCATCCGGTAG
- a CDS encoding nitrilase-related carbon-nitrogen hydrolase, with amino-acid sequence MANVVRAALVQATWTGDTESMVAKHEEHAREAARRGAQIIGFQEVFNSPYFCQVQEPEHYRWAEPVPDGPTVQRMQALARETGMVIVVPVFEVEQSGFYFNTAAVIDSDGSYLGKYRKHHIPQVKGFWEKYYFKPGNLGWPVFDTAVGKVGVYICYDRHFPEGWRELGLKGAQLVYNPSATHRGLSSHLWRLEQPAAAVANEYFVAAINRVGQEEYGDNDFYGTSYFVDPRGQFVGDVASDSKEELVIRDLDLGLVEEVRQQWAFYRDRRPDAYEGLVRP; translated from the coding sequence ATGGCCAACGTCGTACGTGCCGCTCTGGTCCAGGCCACCTGGACCGGCGACACCGAGTCCATGGTGGCGAAACACGAGGAGCACGCCCGCGAGGCGGCTCGCCGGGGCGCGCAGATCATCGGCTTCCAGGAAGTCTTCAACAGCCCCTACTTCTGTCAGGTCCAGGAGCCCGAGCACTACCGCTGGGCCGAGCCCGTCCCGGACGGCCCGACGGTCCAGCGCATGCAGGCCCTCGCGCGCGAGACCGGCATGGTGATCGTCGTGCCGGTGTTCGAGGTCGAGCAGTCCGGCTTCTACTTCAACACCGCGGCCGTGATCGACTCCGACGGCTCCTACCTCGGCAAGTACCGCAAGCACCACATCCCGCAGGTCAAGGGCTTCTGGGAGAAGTACTACTTCAAGCCCGGCAACCTCGGCTGGCCCGTCTTCGACACCGCCGTCGGCAAGGTCGGCGTCTACATCTGCTACGACCGCCACTTCCCGGAGGGCTGGCGCGAGCTCGGCCTGAAGGGCGCCCAACTCGTCTACAACCCCTCCGCCACCCACCGGGGCCTGTCGTCCCACCTGTGGCGGCTGGAGCAGCCCGCCGCGGCCGTCGCCAACGAGTACTTCGTCGCCGCGATCAACCGCGTCGGCCAGGAGGAGTACGGGGACAACGACTTCTACGGGACGTCGTACTTCGTCGACCCGCGCGGACAGTTCGTCGGCGACGTCGCGAGCGACAGCAAGGAGGAGCTCGTCATCCGAGACCTGGACCTCGGCCTCGTCGAGGAGGTGCGGCAGCAGTGGGCCTTCTACCGCGACCGCCGCCCCGACGCGTACGAAGGGCTGGTGCGGCCGTGA
- a CDS encoding helix-turn-helix domain-containing protein, translating to MVRTPLTPEERERGERLGRLLREARGDRSMTEIAADAGISAETLRKIETGRAPTPAFFTVAALAGVLGLSMDEVAQRCAPAPV from the coding sequence ATGGTGCGCACCCCTCTCACCCCTGAAGAGCGCGAACGCGGCGAGCGGCTGGGTCGGCTGCTGCGTGAGGCGCGTGGCGACCGGAGCATGACGGAGATCGCCGCGGACGCGGGCATCTCCGCCGAGACCCTCCGCAAGATCGAGACCGGGCGGGCCCCGACCCCGGCCTTCTTCACGGTCGCCGCGCTGGCCGGCGTGCTCGGGCTGTCCATGGACGAAGTGGCGCAGCGGTGCGCGCCTGCACCGGTCTGA
- the map gene encoding type I methionyl aminopeptidase, whose product MVELKTDTSIDAMYEAGQVVARALTAARRAADVGVSLLELDEVAHDVLREAGATSPFLGYRPSFAPTPFPAVLCTSVNDAIVHGVPDRYRLRDGDLVSLDFGAELGGWVGDSALSFVVGTPRKGDPRLVETVERALAAGIEAAVVGNRIGDIAHAIGTVCRGAGYGIPDGFGGHGIGRRMHEDPGVPNEGRPGRGMRLRHGMVLAIEPMVIGGGTDDYHAAPDGWTLKTNDGSRAAHAEHTVAITDAGPRILTAR is encoded by the coding sequence ATGGTGGAACTCAAGACCGACACATCGATCGATGCCATGTACGAAGCGGGCCAGGTCGTCGCCCGCGCCCTGACCGCCGCCCGAAGAGCCGCCGACGTGGGCGTCTCCCTGCTGGAACTGGACGAGGTGGCGCACGACGTGCTGCGCGAGGCGGGCGCCACCTCACCGTTCCTCGGGTACCGCCCCTCCTTCGCCCCGACCCCCTTCCCCGCCGTCCTGTGCACCTCGGTCAACGACGCGATCGTGCACGGCGTCCCGGACCGCTACCGCCTGCGCGACGGCGACCTCGTCTCCCTCGACTTCGGCGCCGAACTGGGCGGCTGGGTCGGCGACTCGGCGCTCAGCTTCGTCGTCGGCACCCCGCGCAAGGGCGATCCGCGTCTGGTCGAGACCGTGGAGCGGGCCCTCGCGGCGGGCATCGAGGCCGCCGTCGTGGGCAACCGCATCGGCGACATCGCGCACGCGATCGGCACGGTGTGCCGCGGCGCCGGCTACGGCATCCCGGACGGCTTCGGCGGCCACGGCATCGGCCGCCGCATGCACGAGGACCCGGGGGTGCCGAACGAGGGCCGGCCGGGACGGGGCATGCGCCTGCGGCACGGGATGGTGCTGGCGATCGAGCCCATGGTCATCGGGGGCGGCACGGACGACTATCACGCGGCTCCCGACGGCTGGACGCTGAAGACGAACGACGGCTCCCGCGCGGCCCACGCGGAGCACACGGTGGCGATCACGGATGCCGGACCGAGGATCCTGACCGCGCGCTGA
- a CDS encoding ATP-dependent Clp protease ATP-binding subunit, whose amino-acid sequence MSSGFTSPEGYGSDPFGEFLARFFGGPRPGPRQIDLGRLLSQPARELVRGAAQYAAEHGSRDLDTEHLLRAALGTEPTRTLLSKAGANPDSLASQIDDRSGPAQHGPEDTPPPTTLSLTPAAKRALLDAHDMARARGYGYIGPEHVLSALASNPDSAAGHILNAARFAPSAPPEAPEVPQAERPRPTNTPTLDKYGRDLTELARQGRIDPVIGRDEEIEQTVEVLSRRGKNNPVLIGDAGVGKTAVVEGLAQRVSEGDVPDILIGRRVVALDLTGVVAGTRYRGDFEERMNNIVSEIRAHSEQLIIFIDELHTVVGAGSGGGDGSSLDAGNILKPALARGELHIVGATTLEEYRRIEKDAALARRFQPIMVPEPTPADTIEILRGLRDRYEAHHQVRYTDGALVAAVELSDRYLTDRRLPDKAIDLIDQAGARVRLRARTKGTDVRALERELEQLTLDKDQAVADESYEQATQLRDRILDVKQRIAQAGGESEIDEGQDLVVEAESIAEVVSRQTGIPVSSLTQEEKDRLLGLEEHLHQRVVGQDEAVRVVSDAVVRSRAGLASPDRPIGSFLFLGPTGVGKTELARALAEALFGSEDRMVRLDMSEYQERHTVSRLIGAPPGYVGHEEAGQLTEVVRRHPYSLLLLDEVEKAHPDVFNILLQVLDDGRLTDSQGRTVDFTNTVIVMTSNLGSEAITRRGATMGFASGDADADEEARREQILRPLREHFRPEFLNRIDEIVVFRQLTTDQLRRITNLLLDRTRSLVQEKGITVTFTDRAVEWLADHGYQPEYGARPLRRTIQREVDNELSRLLLDGRVEEGGQVTVDTEDGHLTFQTQSSAAPS is encoded by the coding sequence ATGAGCAGCGGCTTCACCAGCCCGGAGGGCTACGGCTCGGACCCCTTCGGAGAATTCCTCGCACGCTTCTTCGGCGGACCGCGACCGGGGCCCCGGCAGATCGACCTCGGGCGGCTGCTCAGCCAGCCGGCCCGTGAGCTCGTCCGGGGCGCCGCCCAGTACGCCGCCGAGCACGGCAGCCGGGACCTCGACACGGAGCATCTGCTGCGGGCGGCGCTCGGCACCGAGCCCACCCGGACCCTGCTCAGCAAGGCCGGGGCCAACCCCGACTCGCTGGCGTCGCAGATCGACGACCGGTCGGGCCCGGCCCAGCACGGCCCCGAGGACACGCCGCCGCCGACCACGCTGTCCCTCACCCCGGCCGCCAAACGGGCGCTGCTGGACGCGCACGACATGGCCCGGGCCCGCGGCTACGGCTACATCGGCCCGGAGCATGTGCTCAGCGCCCTGGCCTCGAACCCCGATTCGGCCGCCGGGCACATCCTGAACGCGGCCCGCTTCGCGCCCTCGGCCCCGCCCGAGGCGCCGGAGGTCCCGCAGGCCGAGCGGCCGCGCCCGACGAACACGCCGACCCTGGACAAGTACGGCCGCGACCTCACCGAACTGGCCCGGCAGGGGCGGATCGACCCGGTGATCGGCCGCGACGAGGAGATCGAGCAGACCGTCGAGGTCCTCTCCCGCCGCGGCAAGAACAACCCGGTGCTGATCGGTGACGCGGGCGTCGGCAAGACCGCCGTCGTCGAGGGGCTGGCGCAGCGCGTCTCCGAGGGGGACGTGCCCGACATACTGATCGGCCGCCGCGTGGTCGCCCTGGACCTGACGGGCGTCGTCGCGGGCACCCGCTACCGGGGTGACTTCGAGGAGCGGATGAACAACATCGTCAGTGAGATCCGCGCCCACTCCGAGCAGTTGATCATCTTCATCGACGAGCTGCACACGGTCGTGGGCGCCGGTTCCGGTGGCGGCGACGGCAGTTCGCTGGACGCCGGCAACATCCTCAAGCCGGCCCTCGCCCGCGGGGAGCTGCACATCGTGGGCGCCACCACCCTGGAGGAGTACCGCCGGATCGAGAAGGACGCCGCGCTGGCCCGCCGCTTCCAGCCGATCATGGTCCCGGAGCCCACTCCCGCGGACACGATCGAGATCCTGCGCGGCCTGCGGGACCGCTACGAGGCCCACCACCAGGTCCGCTACACCGACGGCGCGCTGGTGGCGGCCGTGGAGCTGTCCGACCGCTATCTCACCGACCGCCGCCTGCCGGACAAGGCCATCGACCTGATCGACCAGGCCGGTGCCCGGGTGCGGCTGCGGGCGCGGACCAAGGGCACGGACGTACGGGCCCTGGAGCGGGAGCTGGAGCAACTGACCCTGGACAAGGACCAGGCGGTCGCGGACGAGAGCTACGAGCAGGCCACCCAGTTGCGCGACCGGATCCTGGACGTCAAGCAGCGGATCGCCCAGGCCGGTGGCGAGAGCGAGATCGACGAGGGCCAGGACCTCGTCGTCGAGGCCGAGTCGATCGCCGAGGTGGTGTCCCGCCAGACCGGCATCCCGGTCAGCAGCCTCACCCAGGAGGAGAAGGACCGGCTGCTGGGCCTGGAGGAGCATCTGCATCAGCGGGTGGTCGGCCAGGACGAGGCCGTGCGGGTCGTCTCCGACGCGGTGGTGCGCTCCCGGGCCGGTCTGGCCAGCCCCGACCGGCCGATCGGCAGCTTCCTCTTCCTCGGCCCGACCGGGGTCGGCAAGACCGAACTGGCCCGGGCGCTCGCCGAGGCCCTGTTCGGCAGCGAGGACCGCATGGTCCGCCTCGACATGAGCGAGTACCAGGAGCGGCACACCGTCAGCCGCCTGATCGGCGCCCCGCCCGGCTACGTCGGCCACGAGGAGGCCGGGCAGCTCACCGAGGTCGTCCGCCGCCACCCGTACTCGCTGCTCCTCCTCGACGAGGTGGAGAAGGCGCACCCGGACGTCTTCAACATCCTGCTGCAGGTCCTCGACGACGGGCGGCTGACCGACTCCCAGGGCCGCACGGTGGACTTCACCAACACCGTCATCGTGATGACCAGCAACCTCGGCTCCGAGGCGATCACCCGCCGCGGCGCCACGATGGGCTTCGCCTCGGGCGACGCCGACGCGGACGAGGAGGCCCGGCGCGAGCAGATCCTGCGCCCGCTGCGCGAGCACTTCCGCCCCGAGTTCCTCAACCGCATCGACGAGATCGTCGTCTTCCGCCAGCTCACCACCGACCAGCTGCGCCGGATCACCAACCTCCTGCTGGACCGCACCCGTTCCCTCGTCCAGGAGAAGGGCATCACGGTGACCTTCACCGACCGAGCGGTGGAATGGCTGGCCGACCACGGCTATCAGCCCGAGTACGGCGCCCGCCCGCTGCGCCGCACGATCCAACGCGAGGTGGACAACGAACTGTCCCGACTGCTGCTGGACGGCAGGGTGGAGGAAGGCGGCCAGGTCACGGTGGACACCGAGGACGGCCACTTGACGTTCCAAACGCAGAGTTCAGCAGCCCCCTCTTAG
- the ggt gene encoding gamma-glutamyltransferase — MRRPVARNLTVLAVSAAVVVSVGAAAPPAAQTDGGEKTPQAVGYGGAVSSVDPDASAAGIEVLRKGGNAVDAAVATAAALGVTEPYSAGIGGGGYFVHYDAKSRTVRTIDGRETAPLSADKNLFTENGKPIPFAEAVSSGLSVGTPGTPATWQTALDQWGSKRLANVLKPAERLARDGFRVDETFRSQTASNETRFRYFPDTAELFLPGGQLPVVGSTFKNPDLARTYAELGNKGVGALYRGGLGREIVDTVNKPPVDPASGWNARPGDLSAKDLAAYRTKLQAPTRTSYRGLGVYSMAPSSSGGTTVGEALNILERTDLSKASKAKYLHRFIEASRIAFADRGRWVGDPAFEDVPTKELLSQRFADSRECLIKDDAVLSSPVPPGDPRHPERCGSGGKAAPTTYEGDSTTHLTVADKWGNVVAYTLTIEQTGGSGITVPGRGFILNNELTDFSFTPANPAVHDPNLPGPGKRPRSSISPTIVLDRHDKPVVALGSPGGATIITTVLQTLTGFVDRGLPLVDAIAAPRASQRNAAQTELEPGLYDSDVRKQLEAIGHSFKVNPEIGAATAVQRLPGGKWLAAAEKVRRGGGSAMVVRPVR; from the coding sequence ATGCGTCGCCCTGTCGCGCGGAATCTGACGGTCCTGGCGGTTTCGGCCGCCGTGGTGGTCTCGGTGGGGGCGGCAGCGCCACCCGCCGCACAGACCGACGGGGGTGAGAAAACCCCACAGGCCGTCGGATACGGCGGCGCCGTATCCAGCGTCGACCCCGACGCCTCGGCCGCCGGAATCGAGGTCCTGCGCAAGGGCGGCAACGCCGTCGACGCGGCCGTCGCCACAGCCGCCGCGCTCGGCGTCACCGAGCCCTACTCCGCCGGCATCGGCGGGGGCGGCTACTTCGTCCACTACGACGCCAAGTCCCGTACGGTGCGCACCATCGACGGACGCGAGACCGCTCCGCTGTCCGCCGACAAGAACCTGTTCACCGAGAACGGCAAGCCCATCCCGTTCGCCGAAGCCGTCAGCAGCGGCCTGAGCGTCGGCACACCCGGCACGCCCGCCACCTGGCAGACAGCGCTGGACCAGTGGGGCAGCAAGCGGCTCGCGAACGTCCTGAAGCCGGCCGAGCGGCTGGCGCGCGACGGGTTCAGGGTCGACGAGACCTTCCGCTCGCAGACGGCGTCCAACGAGACCCGCTTCCGCTACTTCCCGGACACCGCCGAACTGTTCCTGCCCGGCGGGCAGCTCCCGGTCGTCGGCTCCACCTTCAAGAACCCCGACCTCGCCCGCACCTACGCGGAGCTGGGGAACAAGGGCGTCGGCGCGCTCTACCGCGGAGGCCTCGGCCGGGAGATCGTCGACACGGTGAACAAGCCGCCCGTCGACCCGGCCTCCGGCTGGAACGCCCGCCCCGGCGACCTGTCCGCCAAGGACCTGGCCGCCTACCGCACCAAGCTCCAGGCACCCACCAGGACCTCCTACCGCGGCCTCGGCGTCTACTCCATGGCGCCGTCGTCCTCCGGCGGTACGACGGTCGGTGAGGCGCTCAACATCCTGGAGCGGACCGACCTGTCGAAGGCGAGCAAGGCGAAGTACCTGCACCGCTTCATCGAGGCCAGCCGGATCGCGTTCGCCGACCGGGGCCGGTGGGTGGGCGACCCCGCGTTCGAGGACGTACCGACGAAGGAGCTGCTGTCGCAGCGGTTCGCCGACTCACGCGAGTGCCTGATCAAGGACGACGCCGTGCTGTCCAGCCCGGTGCCGCCGGGCGATCCGCGTCATCCCGAGCGGTGCGGCTCCGGCGGCAAGGCCGCTCCGACGACGTACGAGGGTGACAGCACCACGCATCTGACGGTCGCCGACAAGTGGGGGAACGTCGTCGCCTACACCCTCACCATCGAGCAGACCGGCGGCAGCGGGATCACCGTGCCGGGGCGGGGGTTCATCCTCAACAACGAGCTGACGGACTTCTCCTTCACACCGGCGAACCCGGCCGTGCACGACCCGAATCTTCCCGGGCCCGGGAAGCGGCCCCGGTCCTCCATCTCGCCGACGATCGTGCTCGACCGGCACGACAAGCCCGTGGTGGCGCTGGGGTCGCCGGGCGGGGCGACGATCATCACGACCGTCCTGCAGACGCTGACCGGGTTTGTCGACCGGGGGTTGCCGTTGGTCGATGCGATTGCCGCGCCTCGGGCGAGTCAGCGGAATGCTGCGCAGACCGAGCTGGAGCCGGGGTTGTACGACAGTGATGTAAGGAAGCAGCTCGAAGCGATCGGGCATTCGTTCAAGGTGAATCCGGAGATCGGGGCCGCTACGGCGGTTCAGCGGCTGCCCGGTGGGAAGTGGCTGGCAGCCGCTGAGAAGGTACGGCGGGGTGGGGGATCGGCGATGGTGGTGCGGCCGGTTCGCTGA
- a CDS encoding alpha/beta fold hydrolase: MGRHRKALRTTAVGAVSATLVAGTALGLAPTAQAAPNPVRFVDIAGDGGTVLKANVVTPAGADGTRRYPLLVMPTSWGLPQVEYLAQAQKLADSGYVVVTYNVRGFWQSGGEIEVAGPPDIADASKVIDWAIANTPSDAGRIGMAGVSYGAGISLLTAAQDKRVKAVASLSGWADLIDSIYAGRTQHVQASALLDGASIVTGRQSAELRQTFDDFYRSNLAKEPELIAWGKKRSAATYVDQINKNGAAIMLANAWGDTIFPPNQYADFYEKLTGPKRLEMRPGDHATAELTGLFGLPNDVWKDTTRWFDHYLRGEDNGIDREQPVQLKSRSSGGYEGYPDWKSVAATDRKIALGGTTTIRTNVNSGADGGVVFLSSILDQVAQLPPMASIPLLPRRWAAVWQSEKYGQAQQVRGTAKLHTTLTPTKESGTLVAYLYDVGPLGLGKLVSNAPYTFHGRTPGKPFGVDLELYSTAYDVPAGHRLALVVDTVDPLYIEHNPSGAQLTFSSPANDPSYVSVPLREQ, from the coding sequence GTGGGACGTCACCGCAAGGCCCTGCGCACCACCGCCGTAGGCGCCGTCTCGGCCACCCTGGTCGCCGGCACAGCCCTCGGACTCGCCCCCACAGCGCAGGCGGCGCCGAACCCCGTCCGCTTCGTCGACATCGCCGGCGACGGCGGCACCGTCCTCAAGGCCAACGTCGTCACCCCGGCCGGGGCCGACGGCACGCGCCGCTACCCGCTGCTCGTCATGCCCACGAGCTGGGGTCTGCCCCAGGTCGAGTATCTGGCCCAGGCTCAGAAACTCGCCGACTCCGGGTACGTCGTGGTGACGTACAACGTGCGCGGCTTCTGGCAGTCGGGCGGCGAGATAGAAGTAGCGGGCCCACCCGACATCGCCGACGCGTCGAAGGTCATCGACTGGGCGATCGCCAACACCCCCTCGGACGCCGGGCGCATCGGCATGGCGGGCGTCTCCTACGGCGCCGGCATCAGCCTGCTCACCGCCGCGCAGGACAAGCGGGTCAAGGCCGTCGCGTCACTGAGCGGCTGGGCGGACCTGATCGACTCCATCTACGCCGGACGCACCCAGCACGTCCAGGCGTCCGCCCTGCTGGACGGCGCGAGCATCGTGACGGGCCGGCAGAGCGCCGAACTCCGGCAGACCTTCGACGACTTCTACCGCTCCAACCTGGCGAAGGAGCCGGAGCTCATCGCCTGGGGAAAGAAACGTTCCGCCGCTACCTACGTCGACCAGATCAACAAGAACGGCGCGGCGATCATGCTCGCCAACGCCTGGGGCGACACCATCTTCCCGCCCAACCAGTACGCCGACTTCTACGAGAAGCTGACCGGCCCGAAGCGGCTGGAGATGCGGCCCGGAGACCACGCGACGGCGGAGCTGACCGGCCTGTTCGGGCTGCCCAACGACGTCTGGAAGGACACCACGCGCTGGTTCGACCACTACCTCAGGGGCGAGGACAACGGCATCGACCGTGAGCAGCCCGTCCAGCTCAAGTCCCGTTCCTCGGGCGGCTACGAGGGCTACCCCGACTGGAAGTCGGTCGCCGCGACCGACCGGAAGATCGCCCTCGGGGGCACGACCACGATTCGTACGAACGTGAACTCGGGGGCGGACGGCGGAGTCGTCTTCCTGTCCAGCATCCTCGACCAGGTGGCCCAGCTGCCCCCGATGGCCTCGATCCCGCTGCTCCCCCGCCGCTGGGCCGCCGTATGGCAGTCGGAGAAGTACGGACAGGCCCAACAGGTGCGCGGCACCGCGAAGTTGCACACGACCCTCACCCCGACCAAGGAGAGCGGCACCCTCGTCGCCTACCTGTACGACGTGGGGCCGCTCGGCCTCGGCAAGCTGGTCTCCAACGCGCCGTACACCTTCCACGGGCGTACCCCCGGAAAGCCGTTCGGCGTCGACCTGGAGCTGTACTCCACGGCCTACGACGTCCCGGCCGGGCATCGCCTCGCCCTGGTCGTCGACACGGTCGACCCGCTCTACATCGAGCACAACCCGTCCGGCGCGCAGCTGACCTTCTCCTCGCCTGCGAACGACCCGTCGTACGTGTCGGTCCCGCTGCGCGAGCAGTGA